A DNA window from Myxococcota bacterium contains the following coding sequences:
- the argC gene encoding N-acetyl-gamma-glutamyl-phosphate reductase gives MTPRVFIDGHVGTTGLRIREWLAGRSDLTVVELPESRRKDGAARRAAIGSADVAVLCLPDDAAREAAGFAAEAGVRVLDASTAHRVAPGWTFGLPELAPGQRAEIARARAVSNTGCWSAAVILLVRPLIDAGLLSKDVPLCVHGLSGYSGGGRDMIAKWEDPARGLLTHVYEAPYALDRVHKHVPEMKRWGGLTRDPAFVPAVGPFRCGMRVEIPLHSEFAPGIAGGKNLFEALEARYQGEPFVRVLPMREPLDSDETTFDPRACNDTNRIELRVLPHPSGHVLLMAVLDNLGKGASGSAIQSLNLMLGLPEASGLRG, from the coding sequence ATGACCCCCCGGGTCTTCATCGACGGGCACGTCGGGACCACCGGATTGCGCATCCGCGAGTGGCTCGCGGGCCGGAGCGACCTCACGGTGGTCGAGCTGCCCGAGTCACGGCGCAAGGACGGCGCCGCGCGGCGCGCCGCGATCGGCTCGGCCGACGTCGCGGTCCTGTGTCTCCCCGACGACGCCGCGCGCGAGGCCGCCGGCTTCGCCGCCGAGGCGGGCGTGCGCGTGCTCGACGCCAGCACCGCGCACCGCGTGGCTCCGGGCTGGACCTTCGGCCTGCCCGAGCTCGCGCCGGGCCAGCGCGCCGAGATCGCGCGCGCGCGGGCCGTGTCGAACACCGGCTGCTGGTCGGCCGCGGTGATCCTGCTGGTGCGGCCGCTCATCGACGCGGGCCTGCTGTCGAAGGACGTGCCGTTGTGCGTGCACGGTCTCTCGGGTTACTCGGGCGGCGGGCGCGACATGATCGCCAAGTGGGAGGACCCGGCGCGCGGGCTCCTGACTCACGTGTACGAGGCGCCCTACGCGCTGGACCGCGTGCACAAGCACGTGCCCGAGATGAAGCGCTGGGGCGGACTCACGCGCGACCCCGCGTTCGTGCCCGCGGTCGGCCCGTTCCGCTGCGGCATGCGGGTCGAGATCCCGCTGCACTCGGAGTTCGCGCCGGGCATCGCCGGCGGCAAGAACCTCTTCGAGGCGCTCGAAGCCCGCTACCAAGGGGAGCCCTTCGTGCGCGTGCTGCCGATGCGCGAGCCGCTCGACTCCGACGAGACCACATTCGACCCGCGCGCCTGCAACGACACCAACCGCATCGAGCTGCGCGTGCTGCCGCACCCGAGCGGTCACGTGCTGCTCATGGCGGTGCTCGACAACCTGGGCAAGGGCGCGTCGGGCAGCGCGATCCAGAGCCTCAACCTGATGCTCGGCCTCCCGGAGGCGAGCGGGTTGCGCGGCTGA
- a CDS encoding vWA domain-containing protein, giving the protein MSHLLPWIVLPWIALAGLWSGSAPGPYRADLQPVVEARAPDEVELLLGPGARSWPEPVRAALGERVRAEWPADRSYGPLVASVGVELRWPLVTARRGSAVLVPVVESDQLAIDGRLLLRKDAGPRRVVVLLDASASTNAPVEFEAADGSHERVSVLEAERRALEHLVDGLSGDWLEFGVIAFGEATWPVAEPGASAESLRAALARFRAEHPAGEGRTDAICALWTARDWLADSPSGVAREIVVLTDGDAPVSGRFSSGPARNASECPASHSLAGEGPSDPLALLRFARSQHGDVTITPLIFEPERRALAWSQVAERGGGTLVRVPGPEAIDAVLPALVAGRIARATARNTTTGAVSADLLQADRSALAGSLGLAPGANDVELRVESDRGIAALLRFRVYSAPHELERALAELRERNHGLESRAAEAEQAGERTIRARTLDVHAAPPASAAP; this is encoded by the coding sequence GTGTCGCACCTCCTCCCCTGGATCGTCCTACCCTGGATCGCGCTCGCGGGCCTGTGGTCCGGCTCGGCGCCCGGGCCGTACCGCGCCGACCTCCAGCCGGTGGTCGAGGCGCGCGCTCCCGATGAGGTGGAGCTCTTGCTCGGCCCAGGCGCCCGCTCGTGGCCCGAGCCCGTGCGCGCTGCGCTCGGCGAGCGAGTGCGCGCAGAATGGCCGGCGGACCGGAGCTACGGGCCGCTCGTCGCGTCGGTCGGGGTCGAGCTGCGCTGGCCCTTGGTGACCGCGCGGCGAGGCAGCGCGGTGCTGGTGCCCGTGGTCGAGTCGGACCAGCTCGCGATCGACGGGCGGCTCCTGCTGCGCAAGGACGCCGGGCCGCGGCGCGTGGTGGTGCTGCTCGACGCGTCGGCGAGCACGAACGCGCCGGTGGAGTTCGAGGCCGCCGACGGCAGTCACGAGCGCGTGTCGGTGCTCGAGGCCGAGCGCCGGGCTCTCGAGCATCTGGTCGACGGGCTCTCCGGCGACTGGCTCGAGTTCGGCGTGATCGCCTTCGGCGAAGCGACCTGGCCGGTCGCCGAGCCGGGCGCCTCGGCCGAGTCACTGCGCGCCGCGCTGGCGCGCTTCCGCGCGGAGCACCCGGCGGGCGAGGGCCGCACCGACGCGATTTGCGCGCTGTGGACGGCCCGGGACTGGCTCGCGGACTCCCCGTCCGGGGTGGCGCGCGAGATCGTGGTGCTCACGGACGGCGACGCGCCGGTCTCCGGGCGTTTCTCGTCGGGTCCGGCGCGCAACGCCTCGGAGTGCCCGGCGAGTCACTCCCTGGCCGGCGAAGGCCCGTCGGACCCGCTGGCGCTGCTGCGCTTCGCGCGCAGCCAGCACGGCGACGTGACGATCACGCCGCTGATCTTCGAGCCCGAGCGGCGGGCGCTGGCCTGGAGCCAGGTCGCGGAGCGCGGCGGCGGCACGCTCGTGCGCGTGCCGGGGCCCGAGGCGATCGACGCGGTGTTGCCGGCGCTGGTCGCGGGTCGCATCGCGCGCGCCACCGCCCGCAACACCACCACCGGCGCGGTGAGCGCCGACCTGCTCCAGGCCGACCGCAGCGCGCTCGCCGGCTCGCTCGGCCTGGCGCCCGGCGCGAACGACGTCGAGCTCCGGGTCGAGAGCGACCGCGGGATCGCGGCGCTGCTGCGCTTCCGCGTGTACTCGGCGCCGCACGAGCTCGAGCGGGCGCTGGCCGAGCTGCGCGAGCGGAATCACGGGCTGGAGTCGCGCGCCGCCGAGGCCGAGCAGGCCGGCGAGCGCACCATCCGCGCGCGGACCCTCGACGTGCACGCCGCGCCGCCCGCCTCGGCTGCTCCCTGA